The proteins below are encoded in one region of Hordeum vulgare subsp. vulgare chromosome 3H, MorexV3_pseudomolecules_assembly, whole genome shotgun sequence:
- the LOC123444542 gene encoding probable myosin-binding protein 4 isoform X1 — protein sequence MGTRMTVLRRLPVTLSSALLEWILMLLLFIDAVYSFLITRFARLCKLPVPCPFCSRLDHVLGNEEPCFYRELICKTHKSEISSLAFCRLHQKLAGAESMCDGCSSSSLAPRVTPNKNDNTDEPAVDADILDSTQGGDGVLHSPLTRICSCCAQHFEQRSVSLFSQKSGELKPPNSPKICTDYSVSWRLDEPLKTKDIYHQSDHTSHDRYSALQMTSDSEVEVPCADDGRDSHPHEAFDMEKRDFQEDAVFEIPVLPPPEVVKPSEMNVQEEQKVTDSGNASSADPVPNYDPGSVISGSQMEAQDISSRTRASQHDPLIAIEELSLEDATVPQIPVASVDELPKILGETESCQRTSDSIIEPYTSQFTILEQHYAVAVDKNIKEEAQEAEIAAISCGAFHQRNTLANDPVTSEPVPKDYHVVASEDTYPKDNFGDIPVSQVSADSETLAEVEDNPKKAEWTGDTGIDGLTAHDPSSSTSKDLVAKDVKEAHIPPVAVRSNGEVSQGLDAIEEHPQTIEMVGERRPPSLSTQISMNEAYNLAIGMRSGFPSPTLTDVILGKGSSASVNGELRLLLSQLSASRGLEATWLDPGPSPRAYGRGDDLIVQNITRRISLERNVSGLESLDGSVVSEMEGESTIDRMRRQIDLDRKSIHLLCRELEEERNAAAIAANQALAMITRLQDEKAAMQMEASHYQRMMEEQAEYDGEALAEANELLAQREDQIQELEAELEKCRTQSGGGGPTEKQDDQLPFEEQNSTAALLEDERAYISETLRKLEKKLQLYSNNNTSTDLSNSDAIEETQESILSAKEGQSSKMDGEADPSTFQEEISSLHKRLKTLEGDRDFLEHSINSLKNGKEGAQFVREIACNLRELRAIAIDNK from the exons ATGGGAACAAGGATGACAGTCCTGCGTCGACTGCCAGTCACACTGTCCTCCGCATTGCTCGAGTGGATCTTGATGCTTCTGCTGTTCATCGATGCAGTTTACTCCTTCCTCATCACCCGATTTGCCCGTCTCTGCAAACTACCGGTACCTTGTCCGTTCTGCTCGAGGCTAGATCATGTCCTCGGGAACGAGGAGCCGTGCTTCTACAGGGAATTGATCTGCAAAACTCACAAGTCAGAGATCTCATCCTTGGCCTTCTGCCGCCTCCACCAGAAACTTGCAGGCGCGGAAAGTATGTGTGATGGATGCAGCAGTAGCTCACTTGCTCCAAGAGTGACACCAAACAAGAatgataacacagatgagcctgcGGTGGATGCCGACATACTCGATAGTACTCAGGGGGGTGATGGTGTGCTACATTCTCCTCTTACTAGAATTTGTTCATGTTGTGCACAACATTTTGAACAGCGGAGTGTATCGCTGTTTTCTCAAAAGAGTGGAGAGCTCAAACCTCCTAACTCACCAAAGATTTGCACAGATTATTCTGTATCATGGCGACTGGACGAACCATTGAAAACCAAAGACATTTACCATCAGAGTGATCATACATCTCATGACAGATACAGTGCTCTACAGATGACATCTGACTCCGAGGTTGAGGTTCCTTGTGCTGATGATGGCAGAGATTCTcaccctcatgaagcctttgataTGGAAAAGAGAGACTTTCAGGAAGATGCAGTTTTTGAGATACCAGTTcttccaccccctgaggtggtcaAGCCATCGGAAATGAATGTTCAGGAAGAACAAAAAGTGACTGACTCCGGTAATGCATCTTCGGCAGATCCTGTTCCGAATTATGATCCTGGCAGTGTGATTAGTGGGAGTCAAATGGAAGCACAGGACATCTCGTCCAGAACACGAGCATCACAGCATGACCCTCTAATTGCCATTGAAGAGTTATCTTTAGAAG ATGCCACTGTTCCCCAAATTCCAGTTGCATCAGTTGATGAGTTACCTAAGATTCTTGGTGAAACTGAATCATGTCAGAGGACGAGTGACAGCATCATCGAACCATATACATCTCAATTCACAATACTCGAACAACACTATGCCGTTGCAGTggacaaaaatataaaag AAGAAGCTCAGGAGGCAGAAATCGCTGCTATATCATGTGGCGCGTTTCACCAGAGAAACACATTGGCTAATGATCCAGTTACAAGTGAACCAGTACCCAAGGACTACCACGTTGTTGCTTCAGAAGATACATATCCGAAAG ATAATTTCGGGGATATCCCCGTTTCACAGGTTAGTGCCGATTCAGAAACTCTTGCTGAAGTTGAAGATAATCCTAAAAAGGCTGAATGGACTGGTGATACGGGAATAGATGGACTGACAGCACATGATCCTTCCAGTTCAACTTCCAAAGATTTGGTAGCAAAAG ATGTGAAAGAGGCTCATATTCCACCAGTTGCTGTCAGATCAAATGGTGAGGTATCTCAGGGTCTTGATGCCATTGAGGAACATCCCCAAACAATTGAAATGGTTGGTGAAAGGAGACCACCATCTCTTAGCACACAGATTAGCATGAACGAAGCCTACAATCTTGCCATTGGTATGAGGAGTGGTTTCCCATCCCCGACCTTGACCGATGTGATTCTTGGAAAGGGCTCTTCGGCTAGTGTAAATGGAGAATTGAGGCTACTGCTATCACAGCTCTCAGCTTCCAGGGGGCTCGAGGCAACTTGGCTTGACCCAGGCCCTAGTCCACGCGCGTACGGGCGTGGTGATGATTTGATAGTGCAGAACATAACAAGAAGAATCTCGCTCGAGAGAAATGTTTCTGGCCTGGAATCGCTGGACGGAAGCGTTGTTAGCGAGATGGAAGGTGAGAGCACCATCGACCGAATGAGACGACAGATTGATCTAGACCGGAAGTCGATACACCTTCTCTGCAGAGAGCTGGAAGAAGAGAGGAATGCTGCGGCGATTGCTGCAAATCAAGCACTGGCTATGATCACCAGGCTGCAGGATGAGAAGGCTGCAATGCAGATGGAAGCCTCTCATTACCAGAGGATGATGGAGGAGCAAGCAGAGTACGATGGCGAAGCGCTTGCTGAAGCTAACGAGCTGCTTGCTCAGAGAGAAGATCAAATACAGGAATTGGAAGCCGAGCTTGAAAAGTGCAGGACACAATCTGGAGGTGGAGGGCCAACAGAGAAACAAGACGATCAGCTCCCCTTTGAAGAACAAAATAGCACTGCAGCTTTGCTTGAAGATGAGAGGGCATACATATCAGAAActttgaggaagctggagaagaagcttCAGTTGTACTCCAACAACAATACTTCTACAGATTTATCAAATTCAGATGCTATAGAGGAGACACAAGAGTCTATTCTCTCGGCTAAGGAAGGTCAATCCTCTAAAATGGATGGGGAGGCTGATCCATCAACATTTCAAGAGGAAATCTCAAGCTTGCATAAAAGATTGAAGACTCTAGAAGGAGATCGCGATTTCCTCGAGCACAGCATAAACTCTCTTAAGAATGGTAAAGAAGGCGCGCAATTCGTAAGGGAAATTGCCTGCAACCTCAGAGAACTCCGAGCCATTGCCATTGACAACAAATAG
- the LOC123444542 gene encoding probable myosin-binding protein 6 isoform X2, translating into MGTRMTVLRRLPVTLSSALLEWILMLLLFIDAVYSFLITRFARLCKLPVPCPFCSRLDHVLGNEEPCFYRELICKTHKSEISSLAFCRLHQKLAGAESMCDGCSSSSLAPRVTPNKNDNTDEPAVDADILDSTQGGDGVLHSPLTRICSCCAQHFEQRSVSLFSQKSGELKPPNSPKICTDYSVSWRLDEPLKTKDIYHQSDHTSHDRYSALQMTSDSEVEVPCADDGRDSHPHEAFDMEKRDFQEDAVFEIPVLPPPEVVKPSEMNVQEEQKVTDSGNASSADPVPNYDPGSVISGSQMEAQDISSRTRASQHDPLIAIEELSLEDATVPQIPVASVDELPKILGETESCQRTSDSIIEPYTSQFTILEQHYAVAVDKNIKEAQEAEIAAISCGAFHQRNTLANDPVTSEPVPKDYHVVASEDTYPKDNFGDIPVSQVSADSETLAEVEDNPKKAEWTGDTGIDGLTAHDPSSSTSKDLVAKDVKEAHIPPVAVRSNGEVSQGLDAIEEHPQTIEMVGERRPPSLSTQISMNEAYNLAIGMRSGFPSPTLTDVILGKGSSASVNGELRLLLSQLSASRGLEATWLDPGPSPRAYGRGDDLIVQNITRRISLERNVSGLESLDGSVVSEMEGESTIDRMRRQIDLDRKSIHLLCRELEEERNAAAIAANQALAMITRLQDEKAAMQMEASHYQRMMEEQAEYDGEALAEANELLAQREDQIQELEAELEKCRTQSGGGGPTEKQDDQLPFEEQNSTAALLEDERAYISETLRKLEKKLQLYSNNNTSTDLSNSDAIEETQESILSAKEGQSSKMDGEADPSTFQEEISSLHKRLKTLEGDRDFLEHSINSLKNGKEGAQFVREIACNLRELRAIAIDNK; encoded by the exons ATGGGAACAAGGATGACAGTCCTGCGTCGACTGCCAGTCACACTGTCCTCCGCATTGCTCGAGTGGATCTTGATGCTTCTGCTGTTCATCGATGCAGTTTACTCCTTCCTCATCACCCGATTTGCCCGTCTCTGCAAACTACCGGTACCTTGTCCGTTCTGCTCGAGGCTAGATCATGTCCTCGGGAACGAGGAGCCGTGCTTCTACAGGGAATTGATCTGCAAAACTCACAAGTCAGAGATCTCATCCTTGGCCTTCTGCCGCCTCCACCAGAAACTTGCAGGCGCGGAAAGTATGTGTGATGGATGCAGCAGTAGCTCACTTGCTCCAAGAGTGACACCAAACAAGAatgataacacagatgagcctgcGGTGGATGCCGACATACTCGATAGTACTCAGGGGGGTGATGGTGTGCTACATTCTCCTCTTACTAGAATTTGTTCATGTTGTGCACAACATTTTGAACAGCGGAGTGTATCGCTGTTTTCTCAAAAGAGTGGAGAGCTCAAACCTCCTAACTCACCAAAGATTTGCACAGATTATTCTGTATCATGGCGACTGGACGAACCATTGAAAACCAAAGACATTTACCATCAGAGTGATCATACATCTCATGACAGATACAGTGCTCTACAGATGACATCTGACTCCGAGGTTGAGGTTCCTTGTGCTGATGATGGCAGAGATTCTcaccctcatgaagcctttgataTGGAAAAGAGAGACTTTCAGGAAGATGCAGTTTTTGAGATACCAGTTcttccaccccctgaggtggtcaAGCCATCGGAAATGAATGTTCAGGAAGAACAAAAAGTGACTGACTCCGGTAATGCATCTTCGGCAGATCCTGTTCCGAATTATGATCCTGGCAGTGTGATTAGTGGGAGTCAAATGGAAGCACAGGACATCTCGTCCAGAACACGAGCATCACAGCATGACCCTCTAATTGCCATTGAAGAGTTATCTTTAGAAG ATGCCACTGTTCCCCAAATTCCAGTTGCATCAGTTGATGAGTTACCTAAGATTCTTGGTGAAACTGAATCATGTCAGAGGACGAGTGACAGCATCATCGAACCATATACATCTCAATTCACAATACTCGAACAACACTATGCCGTTGCAGTggacaaaaatataaaag AAGCTCAGGAGGCAGAAATCGCTGCTATATCATGTGGCGCGTTTCACCAGAGAAACACATTGGCTAATGATCCAGTTACAAGTGAACCAGTACCCAAGGACTACCACGTTGTTGCTTCAGAAGATACATATCCGAAAG ATAATTTCGGGGATATCCCCGTTTCACAGGTTAGTGCCGATTCAGAAACTCTTGCTGAAGTTGAAGATAATCCTAAAAAGGCTGAATGGACTGGTGATACGGGAATAGATGGACTGACAGCACATGATCCTTCCAGTTCAACTTCCAAAGATTTGGTAGCAAAAG ATGTGAAAGAGGCTCATATTCCACCAGTTGCTGTCAGATCAAATGGTGAGGTATCTCAGGGTCTTGATGCCATTGAGGAACATCCCCAAACAATTGAAATGGTTGGTGAAAGGAGACCACCATCTCTTAGCACACAGATTAGCATGAACGAAGCCTACAATCTTGCCATTGGTATGAGGAGTGGTTTCCCATCCCCGACCTTGACCGATGTGATTCTTGGAAAGGGCTCTTCGGCTAGTGTAAATGGAGAATTGAGGCTACTGCTATCACAGCTCTCAGCTTCCAGGGGGCTCGAGGCAACTTGGCTTGACCCAGGCCCTAGTCCACGCGCGTACGGGCGTGGTGATGATTTGATAGTGCAGAACATAACAAGAAGAATCTCGCTCGAGAGAAATGTTTCTGGCCTGGAATCGCTGGACGGAAGCGTTGTTAGCGAGATGGAAGGTGAGAGCACCATCGACCGAATGAGACGACAGATTGATCTAGACCGGAAGTCGATACACCTTCTCTGCAGAGAGCTGGAAGAAGAGAGGAATGCTGCGGCGATTGCTGCAAATCAAGCACTGGCTATGATCACCAGGCTGCAGGATGAGAAGGCTGCAATGCAGATGGAAGCCTCTCATTACCAGAGGATGATGGAGGAGCAAGCAGAGTACGATGGCGAAGCGCTTGCTGAAGCTAACGAGCTGCTTGCTCAGAGAGAAGATCAAATACAGGAATTGGAAGCCGAGCTTGAAAAGTGCAGGACACAATCTGGAGGTGGAGGGCCAACAGAGAAACAAGACGATCAGCTCCCCTTTGAAGAACAAAATAGCACTGCAGCTTTGCTTGAAGATGAGAGGGCATACATATCAGAAActttgaggaagctggagaagaagcttCAGTTGTACTCCAACAACAATACTTCTACAGATTTATCAAATTCAGATGCTATAGAGGAGACACAAGAGTCTATTCTCTCGGCTAAGGAAGGTCAATCCTCTAAAATGGATGGGGAGGCTGATCCATCAACATTTCAAGAGGAAATCTCAAGCTTGCATAAAAGATTGAAGACTCTAGAAGGAGATCGCGATTTCCTCGAGCACAGCATAAACTCTCTTAAGAATGGTAAAGAAGGCGCGCAATTCGTAAGGGAAATTGCCTGCAACCTCAGAGAACTCCGAGCCATTGCCATTGACAACAAATAG